In the Telopea speciosissima isolate NSW1024214 ecotype Mountain lineage chromosome 6, Tspe_v1, whole genome shotgun sequence genome, agctgaaactcagtggggcttgcacaagggtttgacccttggtcagggcattgtccccacatgccatttagaggtttttataCACTGTTccaaaggtgggtcccatagttatggggaagagagagattacctggagtccaggccatacatcatgctatgagctgtgcaactgcaagggtctgctatccaccttctgacaggtatataggaggacatgcacagagtttcctcattaatccaagtcactggagtgatgctccacagtgttcctggtttcctagtcaggggttcctgtccttcaatcaaaattccagccagtcaggagcagggtttgacacacCATCCCACGTACCAATACGCCCCCAAGCCGGGtgagtcaacctaaagagggtGTACAATGTGGGGTGAGGTTAGTgtcttagggctagaagagttgggcccataagttatcaaacaaggctgaaAATAGGGGACCGCACATACAGCAATGCCAGGACCGGCAGATGTCAtctgcctgtccatgtgcctatcTCTCTCGGGACATCCCACCAGCAGAAACAGTTTCTTAGGGATCGGCACATACaacatgtgcctgtccatgtgcctgtcacTTGGCAGTAGCCACGACACTAGTAACATCTCAGGGACCGGCACCTATATGTGCCTGTctatgtgcctgtccatgtgcctgtcacCACCGGTCTTGCTGTTCATACCATTCCAAAAATGGTTTTGGTTGTCCACTGATTTGGGTCAAAATGGGGTATACCTAAGGTTCTTTAGGGCTTATTGGCCATGAGTATTGCTCCATCAAAGGTGCTAATGTACATCAACAACTTGGGTCCATGAATCCAATGATTAAATGGATTCCTTCACTAAGGCACACATGAGGGAGAAGCTCATAGGAGATGAGTATAGCGATTTGTAAGGCTCCACCCAACATTGTTGGATGTTATTAAAGCCACAACACCATGGTTTGCCATAAGgattggtgaaacccataaatggagatAAAACCCAACttagggtgaatgggtttaaggcagggttaggtgcttcatagttaagcatcaaggattttCCATTAATGGTCCTTCCATTAGGGTAGGTGAAGCATTCATGGCTcataattccaaaccctaggtttagAAATAGgtaaaatgagagagagagagagagagagagaaagctcACCAAGGATTGATGTATGTAGGTTGAGCTTCACCaccctccttccttctccttccttctttttcttctccttctccttcttccttccttcttcttcttcttcttctttctttccttctcaccTTTTCTCTCCacaatttagggtttctattatgaggtgaatagtggtttgacccctatttacctcactttagtcttaggTCCTGTTTGGTTGGGTCATgggtccttaggtccattttgCTAGGacttgtttggttaggggttGTCCTTAGGTCTTAATTTAAGTTAATGGGTCTGCCCTCTTATTAGGCCCATAGTCTAGGTTCTAATAGAAATAGAATGATGCTAAGGTTCTATGCCCAAGCCCATTTTAGTATTTATACACATAAGTTATTAGGATGCCGACTTACTCTCAATCATCTCTAAGTGGGTACGGGTACACCAGATGCGGGCCGTGCAGATCCTCGGAATGAGGGAATTCTAAGAATGCATCCTCGTAGACAAACTTCCCCCTATCTCTGTCAAGGTACCAATCCTAGACAACTTTCTCTGAGCCACGATTGataatcttgtgggatggcttgagtatcatggtccaCAGTTCAAGAGCATACTCCGCTCACGGTTCTATACAAAAGTTCAAACCGGAACAGGGAATTAGACTGGGATTTAAACTGGGTTTTGGGCACagatttaacatcctccccaccttataagaattttatcctcaaaattaaaatgtaCCTATCATGTTGAATAGATGGGGATGCATTGCTCGAGTCTCGCTCTCGCGCTCCCAAGATGCCTCTTCGTCGGAGTGGTTTCTCAATCGCACCTTAATATATGAGACAACATGATTGCGAAGGTTCTGCTCATTCCTCTCAAGAATCTTCACAGGCTCCTCAACGTAAGTCAGGTCCTCGGAGAGCTCAGGTAGTTCTTGGGTCAACACGTGGGCCAAATCTACAATGTACTTCCTCAATATAGATACGTGAAATACATCATGAACACCGACTAATGATGGGGGCAGTGCCAGCCTATATGCCACTGGTCCAATCCTTGCCAGGATTTCATATGATCCAATGTGCCTAGGGCTCAGTTTCCCTTTCTTACCAAATCGCAACACACCTTTCATTGGCGATACCCGAAGGAACACCCTGTCACCCACAGTAAACTCAAGGTCCTTTCTCTTTAAGTCAACATAGCTTTTCTGCCTTGGCTGGGCCACCTTGATTCAGTCTCTAATCAAATCCACCTTTTCACATgtggcttgtatcaattcaGGCCACAAAATCTGGATGTGAACCCGGGATCACGATCGGAGATAATGCTTACTGGAACCCCATGCAAGCGAATAACATTGTCCATGTACAGCTTTGCTAGCTTGTCCATTGGGCAGGTTACCTTAATCGAAATGAAGTGTACGGTCTTGGTGAGCTGATCCATAATCACCCATATGGCATCAACACCCCTAGCTATGTGGGGTAACCCTATGACAAGGCCCATGGTGATGtgctcccatttccactctggGATAAGAAGCAACTGTAGCAATCTTGCCTTAACTCGTTGACAGGTAAGGCTCTTTGACACAATGTCACCCCATTGGCCTTCATTCTGGTCCACCAATAGTGtatcttcaaatccttgtacattaTGGTACTGCCAGGATCTACAGAATATGGTGAACAATGAGCTTCACTCAATATGTCTCTTCTCTACTAATCATCACTAGATAAACACCATCTACCCTTGAATCGATGGATACTATCCTCTGCCAACGTAAAGTCTGGATCCTGTTGTTTCTCCTCCCGAATGCCATCTATCAATTTCTGTAACTCTGCATCGGTAGGTTGTGCTTCCTTAATCTGCTCCGCCAGTGATGGTTATATCACTATGGCTACTAATGATGTAGTGGTACCCTCTATCAATAGTTCCAAATCCATTCTCATGGCTTCTTCGACGAGTTGTTTACCAACAGCCAAGGATGCCAAGGATGCCAAGGACAGATTCTACAATTTTTGGCTAAGTGCATCAGCTACAACATTTCCCTTAGCAGGATGGTAATGGAGGGTACAGTCAAAATCTTTCATAAGTTCCAACCATTTAAGGTACCTCACATTCAACTCCTTTTGGGgcgaagaagtacttcaagctcTTATTATCGATGAAGATTTCACTTCTCTAGCTATATAAGTAGTTGCacacaaatatatatttttttgttattattattattattattattattatatttttttaatcaaataatATCGTTACTAACTCCAGATCATGAGTGGGATAATTCTTTTCATAGTCCTTTGGTTACCTAAAAGCTTAGGCAGCTGCCATCTGCATCAATTCATAGATTTAGTTATTCTAAAgttcaatttatatgagaaccTGGTGAAAATCAAACTCTAAGCATATACCTTTAGAATTTTGTAAGACCCAGCTATTTCCATATACTTCGTCTAGTATCTACACTCCTAAAATTATGGGTTGATTGGCACAAGGTTGTACTactttttccttgatttttttttccctgaggAGTTTCACTTTCggttctccaatacctaactcaactatagaatgaattggaatattgatggaatccctattaaTCACTCCCAATAATGGAGGGGACATTtggggacccattactccactcatacctattattgagcaaagttttgtcaaatccttcagttccagttcCTTTTAGTTCTCAGTCGTacttggctacactaacacccAATATAATACTGTTCATCAGCTTAAATCTCTAGGTTTATTATTCTCTCCCAACTACATGGTATAATCCATACCTCCTTGCATCTGTCCTAATTTATCCTTTCTCAACATCCATCGGTTCACGAGTGTATAGTCATACCGAGATTCAACTACATACCTGTATTCTTTCATTGTCCCTTCAAAATCTAGATACGAATCTAGGATTTCCTACAGGACAAGGTTCATGGACTAGGCCCACACACCAAACCAATCTCAGCATTCTCGGTAGGGTTACCAACAAGTCCGTCGAATAGTCTCTCACCAATAGTTAGCTTACATAAGTCGAGCTTTCTACTAACGACGGTGGGCGACTAAATTGAGTCGTAAACTCTAAAATTGACAATGCATGCACAAATGATAAGAATAGACATAAGGTACCTGACAAAATGAAACTTACTTTATTGTCATGCTAGCAATATCAAGGAAATGATGCACGCTAAGCATTAGTGAGTTAGGTAAGGTACTAGCCACTGTGCCCAATGATGTCTCTGCCTCATCTGCAGACATGCTGAATACACCCCCCTGGGGCTGCATGGAACCAATGGTCTGCAGGTTTGGCACGTACACAGACTTACAGTACAAGAAAGTCTTGGACATATGCCCCGCTTATTGCAGTTGTAGCAACGATCGCTCAGGTGATGAGTTTGAGGTGTAAGTGTGGATTGTGGCGGTCGAGTAGGTGGAGTTGCATTCTGTTTCCTAGACTGCATCAGGGTTGGATCAGGATAGGACCCTTTAAAAGTCTTGTTGGGTTCCTCAGATTCCTTTGAACACATAGGTCTCTCCCTAGACCATTGTGCTCGAGCTGGCACTACTGGCTGACCCTGAGGTGTATCGAGTGCAAGTAGTGCAGCAGGTATGGAGGGAAACTCTGGCACGCCTTGCTTCTGTTGTGCAACCTGATTTTATGCGATCACGTTAGTCATGAACTCTTCTTGTCTCTCTCTCATGGCCGCACACATATTCTCCATATACTTTTCTTGCTCCTGCCTAAAACATCTCATCATATCATCCACTATGATGGTGACATCATGAGTGGTGAGGGGAGGTTGAACAACAAACACAACAAAGTTAGAAGTCTCGTTTGCCTTCCTAGGTGGGGATGGAGGGTCTCCAGCAACTTGGTTTCGAGTCTGAACCATTCTTGATTTCTCGGGAGGAACCATTTAGACATAAGCACATGCACTTGGATTGTAAGGGACATAAACTCCTTTGTGTATCATGCACGACAAGTATGTAAAACATGTATAACCATTcatataaattttaaatgtcaCAAAGAATGTCgctaaacaaataaaattcagtAACTTTGGTTCGGATGTGAATCGATCATATTTGgttgaaaaataattttagaaaGTACAAACCCAACCAATATCAAGCATTAGTCTACATATTTAAAGGTATATGGAAGGGAAAAATGTCTAATTAGTTTACGTATAAAT is a window encoding:
- the LOC122665523 gene encoding uncharacterized protein LOC122665523 encodes the protein MKGVLRFGKKGKLSPRHIGSYEILARIGPVAYRLALPPSLVGVHDVFHVSILRKYIVDLAHVLTQELPELSEDLTYVEEPVKILERNEQNLRNHVVSYIKVRLRNHSDEEASWERESETRAMHPHLFNMIGFDPALEVHYQTAIGTEPAIESVGPYQD